tatttttttgttatatttatcttaatttaaggTTTTTATAGGTGAGGAATCTACACAACATTGATAGAGCTAATGAAATGTACAATGGCTAAGACACCTGATTTGAAGATTTGCAAAACCTGATGTGTGAAACTTTACTTTTACATATgaaataaattgtgaattgttacTCCATCCATTATTACAAAGAGCAATTTAGATATTTAGCTTGATGgaagacaaaaactaaattatttattgtttatatttaatttttagttagtGCTTCAACCCATGTTTTTAGTTTTCCCTTCCTTTTCATtcaattctttaatttaattaaacaaaaatgtgtgtgtaagaTGTTTATGCATGTGTGTTACCCTAAGTGCCATCTTCATCTTAAGCGTAGCACCGGGTCCTGTGTTCTTGAGTGGGAAACGCTGACTGATAGTCATCTGATCCTCCTGCAGCAGATTtgacagaggaagagaaaacgTCCCAAGGGAACACTCGTGCTTCTCATCCtttacctgcacacacacacaaacacacacacacaccactgttgTAAACACTGCAACTTCCAGAATTTATGTTTCGATTTTTCATGAATAGGGTACAACTGGGTAAATTCTTATTAATACATTGATTTCTATGATTTGTTCTTttccagaaataaataaatacacataagaatacatttaaaaagataacaaaacaaataaacaagtatAGTACAAGTATATAGGGGAATAAATCCAGTCTAAATACACCACAGTAGGACATAGCTAGTATAAGAGCAAAAGTGGGTTTGTAATTATTGTCATACTTTCCTACAATATCAAGAACAGTATTTGCTCCCCCTGGCAGTGGACATCTTTCGTGGACATGGGATCTTTCGCCTTTCAGGGACTAGCACAAATCTTTTAACTATTAATTCACTACTCCCCATGTGCATGTAGAGTGAATGTTTGTGCTTTACCTCCACTTCAAGTTCTTGAATCTTTGGATTGTGGATCAGGAATGTGAAGGCCTCCTCCCAAACGGGCTCATTGGTTTTAAATCTTGTCTGTAACAAGAAAAGAATGTAAAACATTGAAAACCAGCTAAAACACAAAGGCTAAAAAATTTTTAGCAAACTTGCAGCATCACCTTTTGCAGTGAAATACTGTATACAACGAAAGCTAAACATTTACCGTTAAATGTAAAGAATTTAATATTgatgtatcttttttttaatttcatgtttaaatttgcACCTGTAATAATAACACTATGTTATCCATGTCTACATTTCAATAAAGAGCAATCACTTGTGTGTGTCACTGATTACCTTGCTCTCAAAGGGATTTGTGTCCCACAGTAAACTGGACGAATGGACTGGGCATACTGGCAACCTTTTTACCAGACTACAGACAGAGCGTACAAATTGTTATTAACAACCTCTCCATAttaaacacatactgtaaaaacaaCATTATCAACCTTAACCACACATTTACTAAAGCAAAGAACAAGAGGATTGAAATCAAACAATAATAGGGTCATCTCAGTAGAATCTACAGTAGATATTTGCACACTAATGACCTGAAATGATGCTTAGTAGCAACCATATCATATTTACTCCCATCTACATCTGCAATTACTATGAACCCAACCTGGCACGCTGTCCATTATACCACAGAGTTAAATGGAAAGCTGAGGTGGCAGCGCTGTGAATAAATGTGTAACCAAAcgtaaacatttcaaataattgcatAAGATTCTTTATGTTTACCAACAAGTCATATTCAAACTCCTGTTATGGACACCAGGGAGCTGTTTACGGTTTATGTAGCTTATAGCCATACAACATATGCTTATTTACTTGAATGGGAAAAGTCCAAAATCTACAAAACTGATTTTCAAgattatgttttaataacatattttgaatAAGAACTATAATCAAATTAAATGGTACTTTAAATTCTGCTTCTTTTGTTCAAATTACAATATCTTAGGCTGGTTCAGATAATGCACTTGCACATTTAAACAAAAGGggcaatttaaactttttattactCCGCAATACAGGTTAAAATTATTACTGTCAAAACGTAGAATAGATGGCATGCTACAGATTTTGTTCAGATTTGGTAGACATTAAAGTTGGAAATATTCCATTagatagaaagtttaaaataattgcaaatatttagtttatttcccTTTATGAATGCAGTGTCCTATATCAAAATGTCAAGACATTAAACCTAAAAACTGTCTGGATTCAAACAAAGTCTTCTATGTTGCATTTCTGTACAATTGTGTGTATAATTTAGATTCATATTATTACTTGACCACAATTCAGAATTGGTCAAAAGAGATTGGAAAGCTGGCAGATTTACACATGAGAAATAGTCTCTGTTGCAGAATCTGAATTCAGTTTGTGTCAGATGCACACGCAAGTCTGCATGCAGTTAATCAAAGCAAACAAACGGCACACATGGTACCTGCTGCAGATCTTAAATCAACATAACCTTGCCAAGTCCTTCTACATATGTCtataatgtatgtttgtgtaaatTGTGAGAAAACTGGTTACCTTTAGCGCTTTATTGACTGTACCCTTCTTCAGACCTGCACTGTTGAATTCTAAAGGATTGCGCTATTTCCCCAAGCAGAAAAggacaagacacacacacacacacacacacaaacaaatacaaatacaggCAGGATTATTAGGATGGCATGCAGAGTTAAATTCATaattgcacaaaaacacacagacatcctTAAGTACTCAATCATACACAACAATATGAATGATTTCGGAATTAATGCTTGGTTAATTTGATGAATATGAGAAAAGAGGAGGCTTCATTGTATTTTAACTGTGTGGCTGTTCAAATGATGAGACAACCCTAGCAGAACACATcagcatatttttatattttgatgccTGGAGGGTGAACACACGAGAGGACACGATTCAGGTGTTTACAACAGTAATGAagaaagaatgatagaaagaAACATGAAAGGGAAATATAGACAAGGCAATCCAAAGAGAATCGATCCAACCCACACTTCACTGCAAATCAACCCGCAACATAATGTGATCGCAAAACATGTCACACTGCAGTGCAGGACACTACAAGAAGACACTTTCACTGTCAGATGAAAATGACCAAATGAGGCATGGGTTGATACAGAAACAGTTATACAACAGTTACTGTCCTTGAATGTGTTTGGTGTGCCTAATGTGCTGATATTTAATAACTGCACTAGAGCTTTCCACACTGGATCATCATCACCCCGTTTGTTTGTTTGACACATGACTGTTGATCCTGTTTTTGTGTGGAACTTCTTGTGCATAGCAAAAACAAAGTAGCTGCCTTATATTATTCTAAAATAGTGTTGAATCTGTATGTATAAATGATCtataaactgttgtataaaagcaatgtCAAACTCGTGATCATCCTGTATCACAGACATGATGAACAACACTCGTTTGTGTGACATTGCTTAATCATGTATTTCATCCAGTGAAGTGCAGAGTGAGACCCGTTTCATTCAACATGCTTCCAAAATTCATATTCTACTACACCACTTATATCTCTGTTACCCCATCCGCCCAATACACAAgcctgtaagaattttttttatgtttttgaaagaagtctcttcaaaagtacagccattactccattcttcttCAGTGTTAcacgatccttcaaaaatcattctaatatgctgacttggtgAAATTACGTATTATTAATGCTAAAACTGTTGTGCTActtcatatatttgtggaaacagtgTCACATTTTTTGAAGACTCTGATCTGATGAACAGTTCgaagcatttatttgtaacataaatattttggaacattataaaagtctttacggttaattctgattaatttaatacatattttctatatccaataaaaagaaaatcttactgttcTCAAACCTTTGAATAGTAGTGCATCTCAAACTTTCTCTTACACACAATTAATCAGCAAATATTTTGAGATAATTAATACTGACCAGTAACGATTGTATCCTGTCAAATACTGCttcatcaattatttatttttttaaatctgatttcaattaatgaaatcagtttgttttttttacttagttaaaataaataatccaaacTATTTTGTGCATGTCTCCCTTGTCATCACAAggcattttaatcttatttttatacctaaaaaattatattatcaaaCATACACACATCCGTTATACTATAAATAAACAGCCAACCTATTTTCTAGATACTGGTATCATTGTTGGCCAATAAAAAACTTTGATCAGCAATATACCCATGACCACATAACCTCATTTAGCTCTCCAAACAGGGCTGACAAATGCATTCTGTTACTGTGTGAACATAGTCAAATAGTTTTCACTGAACCACCTGATGGTCTATATTCAAATACCCTCTTTAAAGGAAAAAGTGCACCTACACATTGAAAAAACAACTGCATTAACGCCTCTAATACAGACTATTTAGATCTATGCAAAATGTAGGCAGGGACTCTGTAAACACTAGCATGCTGACAGAATGAACCAAGACATAAACAAATCCAAACAAAACTTGAACAGTTTAACATGAAGATTTTACATGCAAATGGGAAGTCGAGATGTAACTATGACacatttgtaaatgaaataaCCAGGTGTTCATGCACCAAATGCAGGTCAAATGCAAGCAAACCAATCCAATGAAAATGTGAGCAGAGTGACTCACAAACATTGTCCTGTAGAGGGCAGAAGTGTTTTCACAGAACACCAGCCCAGCAGAGCGGCGCTCTCTCAGACAACCACTGCCCACGTGCCCCTCAAAAACACTCTTTACCCAGAGCGACAGGAAACCAGAGTGGGACAGCAGAAAGAAACAGACAGTGAAAGGAGAAAAGGCAAGGCAAGTGTGATAGTAGAAGTGATACCTGATGAAAGAGGAAAGGTGGAGCATAGAAAAATAAGGAAGTAAGAAAGCTagtgtgggtgtgtatgtgtgtgtgtgttaatgctcaCTGGCAGATTTTTGGCTGAGTCCAGATGCACCAACAATAATGCTGATGACAGTCCATCATTGGCTTGCCCTTTATCTGCTTTAATGCTGCTTAAAACCTAAAAAAAGCAACACATGAAAAACATTAATCAGTGCCAGCTCAGTGCTTTGTGTGATCTACATCCTAACATAACATTGATCAtaactttctactcatcaaagaatttccacaaaaatattaagcagcacaacggctgttttgaattatttaaagaaatgtttttagagcatcttctgaaggatcatgtgacactgaagagtggggtaatggctgctgaaaattcagctttgcggtcacatgaataaattacattatttcacaatatttctttttactgtattattgtttttactgtatttttgatcaaataaatccagcattagtgagcaaaagagacttctttcttaCTGACTCTAAACTTTTGAAGGCTAGTGTACATTTGTCAATTGATCACTGAAGTCAAAATTGTTAACAGAAGTCATATCATATCACTTTGAGGTGTATAAGGGTGTGTTATGTTACCTCTTCGAGTTTATCAGGTGTAGGGAGAAGAGAAAGCCATTCAGTCTTCAGGTGAAGCTTTCCTGTAGCAACATCATCAAGTACAAACCACTAAACacacccaaaacacacacacacacacacacacacacacacacacacatgaaactgGGAGGGGATTTGTAATATGAAAACATacgtttattttaaaaacttcatactttataataataacactttattaaagttacaggGCCTAGTTCACTCAAACATGAACATTCTGCTGTTATTTACTCATCCTATGATACCACatctataataatttttttgtcatctaTTCAGGGCCCTTTCACTTTCATATTTTTGGAAAAGAGGAGacacaacattcttcaaaaaatttCTACTCGTGCTCCACAAAAGAAATCAAGTCCTAAAGGCTTGGAACGTCacaaggctgagtaaatgatgttAAGTCAATTTTGAGTCAACTAATAGTTTAAGCATTTTTTTCTATACAAGCTTTATAAAGCTGGACAGATGTAAGGCCAAAATTAGACAAAAAAGGCTTTTTTCGTACCTCATCTACTTTCTGTTCCTTCTCTAGTTCATCTACGTTGATGGTAAGGCTAAAGAATACAGAAACGTCAAACGATTAAAAACACATCCACACACAGATCCTGACAATCTTTAAGGTGGAATCCTGAAGTATTATCGCTTGTAAATATTTGATGATTGACAGCCATTACCTTCCCAAATAATCATCTTTATCAGTGTCCTCATCAAACAGCTCTATCACCACATTCTTTTCTGGGTTATCGTACACAAATGCctaaaacacacataaatacCTCGGGTTGGTAAATAGAAACATGTCAGAGAAGGACAGATGCAATCACAAATAAGTCCCTTACCTCGTAAACTTCGTTCCATTTAGGATTAACCGTATCTTTGATGATTTTGGATCTGAAGAGCTGATTCCCAAGCTGAATAACGCCATACGGGTCTGACTTTCCTTTTATAAGGCCACCCAGAAACGTGTCCTTCCCTACCAGGTCCTGCGCCTCCAGAAAGTGAATCCGCAGAATGCcctacaacaaaaacacacagatgaCATAAATATTTTGGCTATATACATGTATGCATGTTTATGTGTGAAGTGTACAAGTGTGTCACCTTTGGCATAGGGAAGCGGAGTCTGGAAATTTGTGCTTCATTTACAAGCGGAATAGTGATTTTGTTCGGCAGCACGAGATAACTGTATATGATATCCTGAATAATGCCGTCACACAGaccactgaaagaaagaaagattagcAATGGGgatgttaaatatgaaaacaaaccaTTCTAATGCTTTCAATTCAATCTATCCACCCATCAATAAATTCATACAGCTTCTGAcgttttttccacaaaaaaaccTATGTGATATTTTTAAGGACAAGACTAAGAACTTGAAGTTGTATAGACcacttttattatactttttaagtGAATTGAGCTTGATATCTGCAGTTATAATCTTCTTGTATTTTCACTGTACAGAAAACAGCAGCCTAAACATTTTGCTAAGTAACAACtgtgtacagaaaaaaaactagatttttgGTTGAATGTCTATTCTTGGTATATATGCtcaaatatgaaaaacaattttCAATTTCTTTTTCCACTAAACACACATCTTCAGTCCCTTTTTGAACCATGTAAAATTAAACATCTGGGAAAAGGCAGTGGTTCTTACGGTGGCCAGGGCCCACTAGAGGGCCTCAGTAAACTcagtaaacattatatataataaaattaatattaatataataatttatatttttaaatgttttcattcaactgaaatgctaaaaaatacaaaacattccCCCTAAACAGCtattgcttttttcttttctttttttcactgttCCTGAAATTCCTGAAATCACCAAATGAATTGtggttaattcattcattaacacTCCCAGTTTCTGTAAACCAAAAGCTGGAAAGCAAGTAGCTTTGTCTCAATCGCacccaaaaaa
The nucleotide sequence above comes from Carassius auratus strain Wakin unplaced genomic scaffold, ASM336829v1 scaf_tig00020713, whole genome shotgun sequence. Encoded proteins:
- the LOC113076547 gene encoding LOW QUALITY PROTEIN: extended synaptotagmin-2-A-like (The sequence of the model RefSeq protein was modified relative to this genomic sequence to represent the inferred CDS: deleted 1 base in 1 codon) — its product is MSASVNGVEPKPAPAVSQNGPGSVPPSPTNVNTLEPGLLDEEPQSAVTDTTQMGIKFAKTFLLIFPIYVLGYLEFSFSWVLIILAALFWLRRNQGSRFARVNQALQFLEHEERAVRQTIRSSELPPWVHFPDVERVEWLNKTVHQMWPYICQFVDKLFRETIEPAVQGANAHLSTFTFSKIDMGDKPLRVDGVKVYTENVDRRQIIMDLQISFVGNTEIDVDIKKYYCRAGIKSIQLNGVLRVIMDPLLGDMPLIGALSVFFLKKPFLDINWTGLTNMLDIPGINGLCDGIIQDIIYSYLVLPNKITIPLVNEAQISRLRFPMPKGILRIHFLEAQDLVGKDTFLGGLIKGKSDPYGVIQLGNQLFRSKIIKDTVNPKWNEVYEAFVYDNPEKNVVIELFDEDTDKDDYLGSLTINVDELEKEQKVDEWFVLDDVATGKLHLKTEWLSLLPTPDKLEEVLSSIKADKGQANDGLSSALLLVHLDSAKNLPRNPLEFNSAGLKKGTVNKALKSGKKVASMPSPFVQFTVGHKSFESKTRFKTNEPVWEEAFTFLIHNPKIQELEVEVKDEKHECSLGTFSLPLSNLLQEDQMTISQRFPLKNTGPGATLKMKMALRVTHMHKHLTHTFLFN